From Demequina lutea, a single genomic window includes:
- the aroA gene encoding 3-phosphoshikimate 1-carboxyvinyltransferase, producing the protein MTPTYSVGLGPGQLWPAPVSSPLNGTRQLDATVDVPGSKSLTNRYLVLAALADAPVVVRGGLVSRDSDLMIAALRSLGVAIETGADASGGGVWTVAPGPLRGGVHVDCGLAGTVMRFVPPLTLLAGIAGDMGPVTFDGDAGARLRPMGPLLDALRALGATVDDDGRGTLPFTVVPPASVPTSVDVDSSASSQFVTGLLLVAPRLPGGLTVRHIGESLPSLPHIDMTCETLREAGIRVDQPDERTWIVHPGTLHFDSIRVEPDLSNAGPFMAAALVAGGTVRIPGWPRQTTQPGALFPALLERMGGRCELVGDVMTVTGDGTVRGITADLSPAGEITPTIAALCALAAGASELTGIGHLRGHETDRLAAIATEVDRLGGVCLAGDDSLKFGGAPRPDDADAGLVGAVMETYHDHRMATFAAVIGLRVAGVEVLNVGTTSKTMPEFPSMWRAMLAVA; encoded by the coding sequence GTGACACCCACGTACAGCGTGGGCCTCGGCCCAGGTCAGTTGTGGCCCGCCCCAGTCTCTTCGCCCCTCAACGGCACCCGGCAACTCGACGCGACGGTTGACGTCCCCGGTTCCAAGTCGTTGACCAACCGCTACCTGGTCCTCGCGGCCCTTGCCGACGCCCCCGTCGTCGTGCGCGGCGGGCTCGTTTCCCGGGATTCCGACCTCATGATTGCGGCCCTGCGTTCCCTAGGTGTGGCGATCGAAACGGGCGCCGATGCGTCCGGTGGCGGCGTCTGGACGGTCGCTCCCGGCCCGTTGCGGGGCGGCGTCCACGTCGACTGCGGGCTCGCAGGAACGGTCATGCGCTTTGTCCCCCCGCTCACCCTCTTGGCAGGAATTGCCGGCGATATGGGGCCAGTGACCTTTGACGGCGACGCCGGAGCCCGCTTGCGTCCCATGGGACCGCTGTTGGACGCGCTGCGCGCCTTGGGCGCCACAGTGGATGATGACGGACGCGGCACGCTCCCCTTCACCGTCGTCCCTCCCGCATCGGTGCCCACCTCGGTCGACGTCGATTCATCGGCATCGTCCCAATTCGTGACGGGGCTCCTGCTCGTGGCACCGCGCCTGCCCGGCGGGCTCACCGTGCGCCACATCGGAGAGAGCCTCCCGAGCCTGCCGCATATCGACATGACTTGCGAGACGCTTCGCGAGGCGGGTATCCGCGTGGACCAGCCCGACGAGCGCACGTGGATCGTGCACCCTGGCACCCTTCACTTTGACTCGATTCGCGTCGAACCCGATCTCAGCAACGCGGGGCCCTTCATGGCCGCGGCGCTGGTGGCGGGAGGAACGGTGCGAATTCCCGGTTGGCCGCGACAGACGACCCAGCCTGGCGCCCTCTTTCCCGCGCTTCTCGAGCGCATGGGCGGTCGCTGCGAGCTCGTGGGAGACGTCATGACCGTCACCGGTGACGGCACGGTGCGCGGAATCACCGCAGACCTCTCGCCCGCCGGCGAGATCACTCCCACCATCGCGGCGCTGTGCGCCCTCGCTGCTGGGGCGTCGGAACTCACGGGCATCGGGCACCTGCGCGGGCACGAGACGGATCGACTGGCCGCCATTGCGACAGAAGTGGACCGCCTCGGAGGCGTGTGCCTGGCGGGCGACGATTCGCTGAAGTTCGGCGGCGCGCCGCGCCCGGACGACGCCGATGCGGGCCTGGTCGGAGCCGTCATGGAGACGTATCACGACCACCGAATGGCCACTTTTGCGGCAGTGATCGGCCTGCGCGTTGCAGGCGTCGAGGTGCTCAACGTCGGCACCACTTCCAAGACGATGCCCGAGTTTCCCTCGATGTGGCGCGCGATGCTGGCCGTCGCGTAG